The following are from one region of the Stanieria cyanosphaera PCC 7437 genome:
- a CDS encoding response regulator — MPTHKILVIDDSKVIRMRVKDMLPVGNFEVIEAKDGLEGYNLIRSENPNLIMLDFLLPKMSGWEVYQEIQKQQHLRNIPLVLMSGRKEEVTDKLPEPFEYFSFVEKPFDQKQLVDAIREAMMKAKKQPQHFDSSDHKTTGVVNTDTVSMAAEIESLKTQIKKMDLEMEQLKKQVNQLINYIRQKVK, encoded by the coding sequence GTGCCGACTCATAAGATTTTGGTAATTGATGACAGTAAAGTTATTAGAATGCGTGTTAAAGATATGTTACCTGTAGGTAACTTTGAAGTAATTGAAGCCAAAGATGGCTTGGAGGGATATAACTTAATTCGTTCGGAAAATCCCAACCTAATTATGTTAGATTTCCTGTTACCAAAAATGAGTGGATGGGAAGTTTATCAAGAGATTCAAAAACAACAACATTTAAGAAATATTCCTCTAGTTTTAATGTCTGGGCGTAAAGAAGAAGTCACAGACAAACTTCCTGAACCTTTTGAATATTTTTCTTTTGTAGAAAAACCTTTCGATCAAAAACAGCTTGTTGATGCCATTCGAGAAGCAATGATGAAGGCGAAAAAACAGCCTCAACATTTTGATTCATCGGATCATAAAACAACAGGAGTCGTCAATACCGATACTGTGTCTATGGCTGCCGAAATTGAGTCTCTCAAAACTCAAATCAAGAAAATGGATTTAGAAATGGAACAATTGAAAAAACAAGTCAATCAATTGATCAACTATATCCGCCAAAAAGTTAAGTAA
- a CDS encoding amylo-alpha-1,6-glucosidase — protein sequence MVVRFGREICGNLETAESREWLVTNGIGGFAAGTIAGMLTRRYHGLLIAALQPPLGRTLLVSKLEETANYQGQSYSLSTNRWTDGSIDPQGYLHLESFHLEGTILVWQYACADALLEKKIWMQQGQNTTYIQYHLVRGTEPLKLNLKALINCRDFHGITQTDDKQISIRKIERGVCVNIQSLPLYLFATQGNIYIEDNWYYGFDLAVERYRGLSDYENHFHAATFNNVVLEPNQSITIIASTEANPNLDAQTALANRRTYEENLLKQFPHLTAPDWIKQLVLAADQFIVSRTLPNEPDGKTIIAGYPWFGDWGRDTMISLTGLTLATGRSALARPILRTFAYYLDRGMLPNVFPDQGETPYYNTVDATLWYFEAIRAYYEQTKDDELLTELFPKLAEMIDWHKQGTRYNIAIDPNDGLLYAGEEGVQLTWMDAKVNNWVVTPRIGKPVEVNALWYNALTIMQQFAQYLGKSEQKYTQMAAQTAKGFQRFWCQAKSCCYDVLDSPQGNDASVRPNQIFAVSLPANTQISPLLTKEQQKAVVDTCARLLLTSHGLRSLSPHHADYQGHYGGGVVQRDGSYHQGTVWGWLIGAFVQAHLKVYQNPAVASTFLQPMANHLQAACVGNLSEIFDGDPPFTSRGAFAQAWTVAEVLRVWVLLNQD from the coding sequence GTGGTTGTACGATTTGGCAGAGAGATTTGCGGTAATCTTGAAACGGCAGAGTCAAGAGAATGGTTGGTTACGAATGGCATTGGTGGTTTTGCTGCTGGTACGATCGCAGGAATGTTAACTAGACGCTATCATGGTTTATTAATTGCAGCACTTCAACCTCCTTTAGGTAGGACTTTATTAGTTAGCAAGTTAGAAGAAACGGCAAATTATCAAGGACAATCTTATTCTTTATCTACTAATCGTTGGACTGATGGTAGTATCGATCCTCAAGGTTATTTACATCTCGAAAGTTTTCATTTAGAAGGAACTATTCTTGTTTGGCAATATGCTTGTGCTGATGCTTTATTAGAAAAAAAAATCTGGATGCAGCAGGGACAAAATACTACTTACATTCAATATCATTTGGTGCGTGGTACTGAACCCTTAAAACTTAATCTCAAAGCGTTAATTAATTGTCGAGATTTCCATGGCATTACTCAAACAGACGATAAACAGATTAGCATCCGTAAGATTGAAAGAGGAGTCTGTGTTAACATCCAGAGTTTACCTTTATATTTATTTGCTACCCAAGGCAATATCTATATTGAAGACAATTGGTATTATGGTTTCGATCTAGCAGTAGAGAGATATCGCGGTTTAAGTGATTACGAAAATCATTTTCATGCTGCTACTTTTAATAATGTTGTTTTAGAACCTAATCAATCAATCACGATCATAGCTTCCACTGAAGCAAATCCTAACTTGGATGCACAAACAGCTTTGGCAAATCGTCGTACTTATGAAGAAAACTTATTAAAACAATTTCCTCATCTCACTGCACCCGACTGGATCAAACAGTTAGTTTTAGCTGCCGATCAATTTATTGTCTCTCGTACTTTACCTAATGAACCCGATGGTAAAACTATTATTGCGGGATATCCTTGGTTTGGAGATTGGGGTAGAGATACGATGATTAGTTTAACAGGATTAACTCTAGCCACAGGTCGTTCTGCACTAGCACGCCCAATTTTACGTACCTTTGCTTATTATTTAGACCGGGGGATGTTACCTAATGTGTTTCCAGATCAAGGTGAAACTCCTTACTACAATACAGTAGATGCTACTCTTTGGTATTTTGAAGCGATTCGTGCTTATTATGAACAGACGAAAGATGATGAGTTATTAACAGAACTATTTCCCAAATTAGCAGAGATGATTGACTGGCATAAACAAGGCACTCGCTACAATATTGCGATCGATCCTAATGATGGTTTACTTTATGCAGGAGAAGAAGGAGTTCAACTTACTTGGATGGATGCCAAAGTTAACAATTGGGTAGTAACTCCTCGAATCGGTAAACCTGTTGAAGTAAATGCTCTTTGGTACAATGCTTTAACAATAATGCAGCAATTTGCCCAATATTTAGGTAAATCTGAGCAAAAATACACCCAAATGGCAGCACAAACGGCAAAAGGTTTTCAACGTTTTTGGTGTCAGGCAAAAAGTTGTTGTTATGATGTTCTAGACTCTCCACAAGGAAATGATGCTTCTGTACGACCAAATCAAATTTTTGCTGTGTCTTTACCCGCAAATACTCAAATTTCACCTCTTTTGACCAAAGAACAACAAAAAGCCGTAGTTGATACTTGCGCTAGATTATTGCTTACTTCTCACGGATTGCGATCGCTTTCCCCTCATCATGCTGATTATCAAGGACATTATGGTGGCGGAGTAGTACAACGAGATGGAAGTTATCATCAAGGTACAGTTTGGGGATGGCTGATAGGTGCATTTGTCCAAGCACATTTAAAAGTTTATCAAAATCCTGCGGTTGCTAGCACTTTTTTACAACCAATGGCAAATCATTTACAAGCTGCTTGTGTTGGTAATCTTAGTGAAATTTTTGATGGCGATCCGCCTTTTACTTCTAGAGGTGCATTTGCCCAAGCTTGGACAGTAGCAGAAGTTTTAAGAGTCTGGGTTTTACTGAATCAAGATTAA
- a CDS encoding glycosyltransferase family 39 protein, with amino-acid sequence MRQKQLSWWQGLGIIAIIWLAGAICDRIWFALDHSVPAWDQADYLNGALNYWHALKNPQWFDADWWRSFWLISNKIPPLHYILTVPFLNVFGTSEDASALIMLFYSAILLLSVYGLGVILFDVSVGLWAAGLCQLLPGLYYYRLEFLLDYPLATIVTLSFYLITLWHIYSQAKVNQIRSWLFALLFGIAFGLSILLKQTALFFLFFPLVWIFISCIKNQQWLKLGQFLIAIATGILICFPWYRTNWLLILTSGKRATLDSAIAEGDPALNTIDAWTYYGEILPYLLSWHLLLIPIGGLILYGIFKGKLYPNQTNNFLSTLSPNFKWRWLTLFLLGGYLLASLNINKDARYILPLLPVLSLVLAVGLLSYQGRWRIYLRWATIILAILLFLANLFPIGGKFITTKLSPNVQHYPYLGQPYPHQEVIQEIIKISPYLRSTLGVLPSTLEINQHNFSFYGGQKNFQVVGRQVGIKDNEIEQDARSLNWFITKTGDQGSVPEPQATITKLIETDSDFQLQKTWQLPDQSNLKLYQRRQPLVTVATSEINQNQVKLERIIVPEVAPPGKPISVTYQWSGNWQELQQGIVLLTWTLAQNNPFQNSFWLHDHSIGMGALDNSNLSIQLQNQTYQVIENTAMLPPPDLELGNYQLKATYLNRQTGKTYPLAVPSFNLTIDPKAPINPAPELDLVTQLRTIAPNMVNGVSGLEPIFTQTARINQYDAKQDYLKQAEIALSYRLQHNKVDQQQKGNWLYTVALSRVLQQDVTGAINSFQQAIQLDSQNPHNYAYLAFVYLYDWQPKLAQKNLDTALKINPNIPELKTLSGIAALMQGNVLKAWHLLQPIINK; translated from the coding sequence GTGAGACAAAAACAATTAAGTTGGTGGCAAGGATTAGGAATAATCGCAATAATTTGGTTAGCAGGAGCAATATGCGATCGCATTTGGTTTGCTTTGGATCATTCTGTACCTGCTTGGGATCAAGCTGATTATCTCAATGGTGCGTTAAATTATTGGCACGCTCTAAAAAATCCGCAATGGTTTGATGCTGATTGGTGGCGGAGTTTTTGGTTAATATCTAATAAAATTCCCCCTCTTCATTATATTTTGACTGTTCCATTTCTTAATGTTTTTGGAACAAGTGAAGATGCATCCGCTTTAATTATGCTGTTTTATAGTGCGATTTTGTTGCTTTCTGTGTATGGGTTGGGAGTAATTTTATTTGATGTTTCGGTAGGATTATGGGCAGCAGGATTGTGTCAATTATTACCAGGTTTATATTATTATCGTCTCGAATTTTTATTAGATTATCCTCTTGCTACGATTGTAACTTTAAGTTTTTATTTAATAACTCTTTGGCATATTTATAGTCAAGCAAAAGTTAATCAAATCAGAAGTTGGTTATTTGCTTTATTATTTGGAATTGCCTTTGGTTTATCTATTTTACTGAAACAAACGGCACTGTTTTTTTTATTCTTTCCTTTAGTTTGGATATTTATTAGCTGTATCAAAAACCAACAATGGTTAAAACTAGGTCAATTTTTAATTGCGATCGCTACAGGAATTTTAATTTGTTTTCCTTGGTATCGAACCAATTGGTTATTAATTCTAACTTCAGGAAAAAGAGCAACTTTAGATTCTGCTATTGCTGAAGGAGATCCAGCTTTAAATACTATTGATGCTTGGACATATTACGGTGAAATTTTGCCTTATTTACTTTCTTGGCATTTGTTGTTAATTCCAATCGGAGGGTTGATTTTATATGGAATTTTTAAAGGTAAATTATATCCAAATCAAACCAATAATTTCTTATCTACTCTTTCCCCTAATTTTAAATGGAGATGGTTAACTCTTTTTCTGTTAGGTGGTTATTTACTTGCTTCTCTAAATATTAATAAAGATGCTCGTTATATTTTACCTTTGTTGCCAGTTTTATCTTTAGTTTTAGCGGTCGGTTTATTATCTTATCAAGGACGCTGGCGAATCTACTTACGTTGGGCAACAATTATTTTAGCCATCTTATTATTTTTAGCAAATCTCTTTCCTATCGGTGGAAAATTTATTACCACTAAACTAAGTCCAAATGTTCAACATTATCCTTATCTCGGACAACCCTATCCTCATCAAGAAGTTATTCAAGAAATTATTAAAATATCTCCTTATCTTCGTTCAACTTTAGGTGTTTTACCTTCTACGCTAGAAATTAATCAACACAACTTTTCTTTTTATGGAGGACAAAAAAACTTTCAAGTAGTTGGTCGTCAAGTAGGAATAAAAGATAATGAAATAGAACAAGATGCGCGATCGCTTAATTGGTTTATTACTAAAACTGGCGATCAAGGTTCAGTACCAGAGCCTCAAGCAACTATTACTAAATTAATAGAAACTGATTCAGATTTTCAACTGCAAAAAACTTGGCAACTTCCCGATCAAAGTAATCTCAAACTTTATCAGCGCAGACAACCTTTAGTCACAGTTGCAACTAGCGAAATCAATCAAAATCAAGTCAAACTAGAGCGAATTATTGTTCCAGAAGTAGCACCTCCAGGTAAACCAATTTCTGTTACTTATCAATGGTCTGGAAATTGGCAAGAATTACAACAGGGAATAGTATTATTAACCTGGACACTCGCTCAAAATAATCCTTTTCAAAATTCATTTTGGTTACATGATCATAGTATTGGAATGGGCGCATTAGATAATAGTAATCTAAGCATTCAATTACAAAATCAGACTTATCAAGTGATTGAAAATACAGCAATGCTTCCTCCTCCAGACTTAGAGTTAGGAAACTATCAATTAAAGGCAACTTATCTCAACCGTCAAACAGGAAAAACTTATCCTCTTGCTGTTCCTTCATTTAATCTTACTATTGATCCAAAAGCACCAATAAATCCTGCACCCGAATTAGATTTAGTAACTCAATTACGAACGATTGCCCCAAACATGGTTAATGGTGTATCAGGATTAGAACCTATTTTTACTCAAACTGCTCGTATTAATCAATATGATGCCAAACAAGATTATCTTAAACAAGCAGAAATAGCCTTATCTTATCGTTTACAACACAACAAAGTAGACCAACAACAAAAAGGAAATTGGTTATATACAGTAGCATTGTCAAGAGTACTACAACAAGATGTAACAGGTGCAATTAATAGTTTTCAACAAGCCATTCAATTAGATTCTCAAAACCCTCACAATTATGCTTATTTAGCTTTTGTGTATCTCTATGATTGGCAACCAAAATTAGCTCAAAAAAATCTAGATACAGCATTAAAAATTAACCCCAATATTCCAGAACTAAAAACTCTTAGTGGAATAGCTG
- a CDS encoding pyridoxamine 5'-phosphate oxidase family protein, whose translation MAKFYSQLTEELQAFIAAQKIFFTATAPTTGRINLSPKGIDTFRCLDATTVAYLDLTGSGNETAAHLQENGRITIMFCSFDEQPLILRLYGMGKTIKPRDRQWQELSLLFPRLPGERQIVILNIESIQTSCGYGVPLYEFKQERQTVINWAKHKGEEKIKQYWQEKNQQSIDGLPTNLLTEIEVNK comes from the coding sequence ATGGCAAAATTTTATTCTCAGTTAACTGAAGAACTACAGGCTTTTATTGCAGCACAAAAAATCTTTTTCACCGCGACTGCACCCACTACAGGAAGAATTAATTTATCACCTAAAGGTATCGATACTTTTCGTTGTCTTGATGCTACAACAGTAGCTTACCTAGATTTAACGGGAAGTGGTAATGAAACTGCTGCCCATTTACAGGAAAATGGACGAATCACGATTATGTTTTGCAGTTTTGATGAACAACCTTTGATTTTGCGTCTTTATGGCATGGGAAAGACAATCAAACCTAGAGATAGGCAATGGCAAGAATTATCTTTGTTATTTCCGCGTCTACCTGGAGAACGCCAAATTGTCATTTTGAATATTGAATCAATCCAAACTTCCTGTGGTTATGGTGTTCCTCTGTATGAATTTAAACAAGAAAGACAAACTGTGATTAACTGGGCAAAACATAAAGGAGAAGAAAAAATCAAGCAATATTGGCAGGAAAAAAATCAACAAAGTATTGACGGACTACCAACTAATTTGCTTACTGAAATAGAGGTTAATAAATAG
- the lipA gene encoding lipoyl synthase, with translation MDRIQDFHGTKLESSTDTINLPKWLKRSIGKASDISTVQRIIKQRSIHTICEEGRCPNRGECYANKTATFLLMGPTCTRACAFCQVDKGHSPMSLDPEEPIKVAEAVSLLGLRYVVLTSVARDDLPDGGASWFVKVMNAIRENNSETQIEVLTPDFWSGKQGIASQQERIATVVAAKPACYNHNLETVKRLQAPVRRGAKYERSLNVLRSVKECDLTIATKSGLMLGLGETEAEIIETMQDLRSVGCDRLTIGQYMRPSLEHLPVQKYWTPAEFEHLGEIARSLGFSHVRSAPLVRSSYHAGEEDNQQ, from the coding sequence ATGGATCGCATTCAAGACTTTCATGGGACTAAACTAGAATCATCTACAGATACAATTAATTTACCGAAATGGCTGAAACGCTCGATTGGTAAAGCAAGTGATATTTCTACTGTACAACGAATCATCAAACAAAGAAGTATTCATACTATTTGTGAAGAAGGAAGATGTCCAAATCGAGGGGAATGTTACGCTAATAAAACAGCGACTTTTTTGTTGATGGGCCCAACGTGTACACGAGCTTGTGCTTTTTGTCAAGTAGATAAGGGTCACTCCCCGATGAGTTTAGACCCAGAAGAACCGATTAAAGTAGCTGAAGCTGTTAGTTTGCTTGGTTTACGTTATGTAGTCCTTACTTCAGTTGCTAGAGATGATTTACCTGATGGTGGTGCAAGTTGGTTTGTCAAGGTAATGAATGCTATTCGGGAAAATAATTCTGAGACTCAAATTGAAGTTTTAACTCCCGATTTTTGGAGTGGCAAACAAGGAATCGCTAGTCAACAGGAAAGAATTGCGACAGTGGTAGCTGCTAAACCAGCTTGTTATAATCACAATCTTGAAACAGTAAAACGCTTACAAGCACCAGTGAGAAGAGGAGCTAAATATGAACGCTCTCTTAATGTGTTACGTTCAGTCAAAGAATGCGATCTCACTATTGCTACTAAATCTGGTTTAATGTTGGGATTGGGAGAGACAGAAGCAGAAATTATTGAAACCATGCAAGATTTGCGTTCGGTTGGATGCGATCGCTTGACGATTGGTCAGTATATGCGTCCTTCTTTAGAACATTTACCCGTACAAAAATATTGGACTCCAGCCGAATTTGAGCATTTGGGCGAAATTGCTCGTTCTCTTGGCTTTTCTCATGTTCGTTCTGCCCCTTTGGTAAGAAGTTCTTATCATGCAGGAGAAGAAGACAATCAACAGTGA